One Granulicella sp. 5B5 DNA window includes the following coding sequences:
- a CDS encoding polysaccharide deacetylase family protein — MSKPVFYDPQRKRWRRLRRIFDSLALSATVLGILFIVGLLRMKPMQGLDLRSATKRYRALYQPKPELRSKERLNHSKHRRSDVEPSDVTMNQGEGLRAAFYTDADPASFASFKAHIKQIDLLFPEWLHVVTPDGSLVSYTSDNIPFAVVDKQGVHSVDRENKIVKAITAAKEDTDIFPLVNNYSPVDGVFEPDVEQFMVSATARDNFIEQVDEFMAANTRYRGITLDFQALPTDAKQGYDQLIQAVYRDFHAKNLKVYINVPVTTSPADMGVYAANADGLILMNYGEHQDGTPPGPVAGQDWFEQNLQNAMKVVPKDKIICSIGAYGYDWTTPLPEPVAKGKRRRPAKKPADIDDDTSATNLSTQEVWQEASDAGAQIDLDDASLNPHFAYDDEDAKMRHEIWFLDAVTALNQMRVARALGLQTFALWRLGSEDDSLWKIWDSPLKADPAKDLATVSPGQDIDTEGDGDIIRVTGLPQNGQRTLEMDDDPTIPKQYLSVVSESMTSYPLPYTVTQYGYHPKKVAISFDDGPDPTWTPKILDILKKYNVKGTFFMIGEVAQENVGVMQRVFREGHEIGNHTYSHPDISEISTGQVDLQLNLTEELFAAKLGVNPVYFRPPYSIDQEPDTNDQAEPVEHIQKRGYVIVGDKIDTDDWDENPRKSPQQIINSVFEQIEEAKTKPWMRGSIILMHDGGGDRSATVAALPKLIEALRAHGYEIVPVSQLIGLSRDQVMVPLTQHQKYEAMVDSVAFFLIGFFNHFVIWVFFLGDILMSGRLIVIGLFAIIDRFRKRKEYATADYNPRVAVLIPAYNEEMVIARTIRSVLMSNYKNIRIIVIDDGSKDETYKIATETYAKEIADGRVTVLTKPNGGKAEALNFALQQTNEEIYVGIDADGVIAHDAIARLVCHFANPHIGAVAGNAKVGNRVNLWTRWQALEYITSQNFERRALDLFDVVMVVPGAIGAWRTAAVKAGGGYHPDTVAEDADLTMNLLEQGYAVIYEDQALAFTEAPVTANGLARQRFRWSFGILQAVFKHRGAIRNRRAMGLFALPNIVVFQIVLPLVSPLIDFMFVAGVIHYFIDKYYHPETTNPADLVKLLTFFGAFLIIDFIASALAFLLERKHPASKGDAWLLVHIWLQRFTYRQLFSWVLFKTVKRAIDGKPFSWDKLERTAKMSKHTEQLTGE; from the coding sequence ATGAGCAAACCTGTTTTCTACGACCCGCAACGCAAACGATGGAGGCGGCTGCGGCGAATCTTTGACTCGCTGGCCCTTTCGGCCACGGTGCTGGGAATCCTGTTTATTGTGGGTTTGCTGCGGATGAAGCCGATGCAAGGCCTGGATCTGCGATCGGCGACGAAGCGATATCGCGCGTTGTATCAGCCGAAGCCTGAGCTGCGGTCAAAGGAACGGCTGAACCACTCGAAGCACCGGCGGTCGGACGTGGAGCCGAGCGACGTGACGATGAACCAGGGCGAAGGGCTGCGCGCGGCGTTTTATACGGACGCCGACCCGGCTAGCTTTGCGTCGTTCAAGGCGCACATCAAGCAGATCGACCTGCTGTTTCCGGAGTGGCTGCACGTAGTGACGCCGGACGGGTCGCTGGTGAGCTACACGTCGGACAACATACCGTTTGCGGTGGTGGACAAGCAGGGCGTACACAGCGTCGACCGCGAGAACAAGATTGTGAAGGCGATCACGGCGGCGAAGGAAGACACAGACATCTTTCCGCTGGTGAACAACTACAGCCCGGTGGACGGGGTGTTCGAGCCGGACGTTGAGCAGTTCATGGTGAGCGCGACGGCGCGGGACAACTTCATCGAGCAGGTGGATGAGTTCATGGCGGCGAACACGCGGTATCGCGGGATCACGCTGGACTTCCAGGCGCTGCCCACCGATGCGAAGCAGGGGTATGACCAGCTGATCCAGGCGGTGTACAGGGACTTTCATGCGAAGAACCTGAAGGTGTACATCAATGTGCCGGTGACGACGAGCCCGGCGGACATGGGGGTATATGCGGCGAACGCGGATGGGCTGATTCTAATGAACTACGGCGAGCACCAGGACGGGACGCCGCCGGGGCCGGTTGCGGGACAGGACTGGTTCGAGCAGAACCTACAGAACGCGATGAAGGTGGTGCCGAAGGACAAGATCATCTGCTCGATTGGCGCGTATGGCTATGACTGGACGACGCCATTGCCTGAGCCTGTGGCGAAGGGTAAGCGGAGAAGGCCGGCGAAGAAGCCGGCAGACATAGATGACGACACCTCTGCGACGAACCTGTCGACGCAGGAGGTGTGGCAGGAGGCGTCGGATGCGGGAGCGCAGATCGACCTGGACGACGCGTCGCTGAACCCGCACTTTGCGTATGACGATGAAGACGCGAAGATGCGCCATGAGATTTGGTTTCTGGATGCGGTGACGGCGCTGAACCAGATGCGGGTGGCGCGGGCGCTGGGGCTGCAGACGTTCGCGCTGTGGCGGCTGGGGAGCGAGGACGACTCGCTGTGGAAGATATGGGACAGCCCGCTGAAGGCGGACCCGGCGAAGGACCTGGCGACGGTGTCACCGGGACAGGACATCGATACGGAGGGCGACGGCGACATCATCCGCGTCACGGGGCTGCCGCAGAACGGGCAGCGCACGCTTGAGATGGATGATGACCCGACGATCCCGAAGCAGTATCTGAGCGTGGTGTCGGAGTCGATGACTTCGTATCCCCTGCCCTACACGGTGACGCAGTATGGGTATCACCCGAAGAAAGTAGCGATCAGCTTCGACGATGGGCCGGACCCGACGTGGACGCCGAAGATCCTCGACATCCTGAAGAAGTACAACGTGAAGGGCACGTTCTTCATGATCGGGGAGGTGGCACAGGAAAACGTGGGTGTGATGCAGAGGGTGTTCCGCGAGGGGCACGAGATTGGCAATCACACATACTCGCATCCGGACATCTCGGAGATTTCGACGGGGCAGGTGGACCTGCAGTTGAACCTGACCGAGGAGCTGTTTGCGGCGAAGCTGGGCGTGAACCCAGTGTACTTCCGTCCGCCGTACTCGATTGACCAGGAGCCGGATACGAACGACCAGGCGGAGCCGGTGGAGCATATCCAGAAGCGTGGGTATGTGATCGTCGGGGACAAGATTGATACGGACGACTGGGACGAGAACCCGAGGAAGTCGCCGCAGCAGATTATCAACAGCGTGTTCGAACAGATCGAAGAGGCGAAGACAAAGCCGTGGATGCGCGGGTCGATCATCCTGATGCATGATGGCGGCGGCGACCGCTCGGCGACGGTGGCGGCGCTGCCGAAGCTGATCGAGGCACTGCGCGCGCATGGATACGAGATTGTGCCGGTGTCGCAGCTGATTGGGCTGAGCCGCGACCAGGTGATGGTGCCGCTGACGCAGCACCAGAAGTACGAGGCGATGGTGGACTCGGTCGCGTTCTTCCTGATCGGGTTCTTCAACCACTTTGTGATCTGGGTGTTCTTCCTGGGCGACATTCTGATGAGCGGACGGCTGATTGTGATTGGGCTGTTCGCGATCATCGACCGCTTCCGCAAGCGGAAGGAGTATGCCACAGCGGATTACAACCCGCGGGTGGCGGTGCTGATCCCGGCTTACAACGAGGAGATGGTGATCGCGCGGACGATCCGGTCGGTGCTGATGTCGAACTACAAGAACATCCGCATTATCGTGATCGACGATGGGTCGAAGGATGAGACCTACAAGATTGCGACCGAGACGTATGCGAAGGAGATTGCCGACGGGCGCGTGACGGTGCTGACCAAGCCGAACGGTGGCAAGGCCGAGGCTCTGAACTTCGCGCTGCAGCAGACGAATGAAGAGATCTATGTCGGCATCGATGCCGACGGCGTGATTGCGCATGATGCGATTGCGCGGCTGGTGTGCCACTTTGCGAACCCGCACATTGGAGCCGTGGCAGGCAATGCGAAGGTAGGCAATCGCGTGAACCTATGGACGCGGTGGCAGGCACTGGAGTACATCACGAGCCAGAACTTTGAGCGGCGGGCGCTGGATTTGTTCGACGTGGTGATGGTGGTGCCGGGGGCGATCGGCGCGTGGCGGACGGCGGCGGTGAAGGCCGGTGGCGGGTATCATCCCGACACCGTGGCCGAAGACGCCGACCTGACGATGAACCTGCTGGAGCAGGGATATGCAGTGATCTACGAAGACCAGGCGCTGGCTTTTACGGAGGCGCCGGTGACGGCGAACGGGCTGGCACGGCAGCGGTTCCGGTGGTCGTTCGGGATTCTGCAGGCAGTGTTCAAGCACCGGGGAGCGATCCGCAACCGGCGGGCGATGGGACTGTTTGCGCTGCCGAATATTGTGGTGTTCCAGATTGTGCTGCCGCTGGTGTCTCCGCTGATTGATTTTATGTTTGTGGCGGGGGTGATCCACTACTTCATCGACAAGTACTATCACCCGGAGACGACGAACCCGGCGGACCTGGTGAAGCTGCTGACGTTCTTTGGGGCGTTCCTGATTATCGACTTCATCGCGTCGGCGCTGGCGTTCCTGCTGGAGCGGAAGCACCCGGCAAGCAAGGGCGATGCGTGGCTGCTGGTGCATATCTGGCTGCAGCGGTTTACCTATCGGCAACTGTTCAGCTGGGTGCTGTTCAAGACGGTGAAACGGGCGATCGATGGGAAGCCGTTCAGCTGGGACAAGCTGGAGCGGACGGCGAAGATGTCGAAGCATACTGAGCAGCTGACGGGAGAGTAA
- a CDS encoding tetratricopeptide repeat protein, with product MTGTLRASFFGLTTAALLGFLSASQAYAQKDTQVKSAATDSAPDRASAYYHYGLAKLYENQAVANGRQDLATQAIEQYKLALDADPTSPALQDGLATLYFRLGRIREAVAAAQDQVTKHPDDVDAHELLGRVYLRSLGDGQGPQANDMLQASIKEYEKIVQLKPKDLETRLLLGQLYGLNHDSTKAEMEFKEAQKIDSTSEEVVLSMARLYSEQGEMEKAADVIAAVPATDRTAREDFALAGIYDTLKKPKDAAAAYQATVDLDPDNTDAKRGLAAALTAAGNMDAASKIYSQILGSDPQDPQALIHQAEIQRQQGEYEKSLATLKTAQSLVAENPEISFNQALDYDALGRYNDSIQILRAILTATANSNGKYSDGELTNRSIFLDRLGIVCREAGRTDEAVDAYKQMAALGGDYQARGTDGQVQAYRDAHEWKQALQVSAQAAKAMPANQDVQLTYASQLADSGKVDDGLKVADAQLKGNADDRDVLFTISDIQIRAKRWKDAAMTLDKAEALASKPEQKVFVYYSRASLDESQKMFDAAEVELRKGLAIEPDNAALENYLGYLFAERGVHLDEAVTMLKKAVAFDPQNGAYLDSLSWAYFKQGQYALAEDYSRRAKLRLGNDPAVLDHLGEIDAKNGKLQQAIDEWQKSLQSYSTSLAPEADPADVAKVQRKLETARVRLAHANPGPSSTAKP from the coding sequence ATGACCGGAACCCTTCGCGCATCTTTCTTTGGTCTCACGACTGCCGCACTACTGGGTTTTCTCTCCGCTTCACAGGCCTATGCGCAGAAGGACACACAGGTGAAGTCCGCCGCGACGGATTCGGCGCCAGATCGTGCCTCAGCGTACTACCACTACGGCCTGGCCAAGCTCTACGAGAATCAGGCAGTTGCCAACGGCCGTCAGGACCTGGCAACCCAGGCCATCGAGCAGTACAAACTGGCCTTGGATGCCGACCCGACATCTCCAGCTCTGCAGGATGGTCTTGCAACGTTGTACTTCCGTCTCGGCCGCATTCGCGAGGCGGTGGCAGCGGCTCAGGATCAGGTCACAAAGCACCCCGACGACGTGGATGCTCACGAACTGCTAGGACGTGTCTACCTCCGCTCTCTTGGCGACGGGCAAGGGCCGCAGGCGAATGACATGCTGCAGGCCTCCATTAAGGAGTACGAGAAGATCGTTCAGCTCAAGCCGAAGGATCTTGAGACTCGCCTGCTGCTTGGACAACTCTACGGGCTCAATCACGACTCCACGAAAGCCGAGATGGAGTTCAAGGAAGCCCAGAAGATCGACAGCACCTCCGAAGAGGTGGTTCTGAGCATGGCTCGCCTCTACTCCGAGCAGGGAGAGATGGAGAAGGCTGCGGATGTCATCGCGGCTGTTCCTGCGACGGACCGAACGGCCCGCGAAGACTTCGCGCTGGCGGGTATTTATGACACGCTCAAGAAGCCGAAGGACGCAGCTGCTGCGTATCAGGCGACCGTCGATCTCGATCCAGACAACACGGATGCCAAACGTGGCCTGGCTGCGGCGTTAACAGCCGCAGGCAACATGGATGCAGCGTCCAAAATCTACTCGCAGATACTCGGCTCCGACCCTCAGGACCCGCAGGCACTGATTCACCAGGCTGAGATTCAACGGCAGCAGGGAGAGTACGAAAAGTCTCTTGCTACCTTGAAGACAGCCCAATCTCTTGTTGCGGAGAATCCAGAGATAAGCTTTAACCAGGCGCTGGATTATGACGCGCTCGGCCGGTATAACGACTCGATTCAGATTCTTCGGGCGATTCTAACGGCAACTGCAAACAGCAACGGAAAGTACTCAGATGGGGAACTGACGAATCGCTCCATATTTCTCGACAGGCTCGGTATTGTGTGCCGTGAAGCCGGTCGCACAGACGAAGCCGTCGATGCGTATAAACAGATGGCTGCGCTCGGTGGCGACTATCAGGCCCGTGGCACAGATGGCCAGGTCCAAGCCTATCGCGATGCTCATGAGTGGAAGCAAGCTCTTCAGGTATCTGCCCAGGCTGCAAAGGCAATGCCTGCGAATCAGGACGTTCAGCTTACCTATGCCAGTCAGCTCGCAGATAGTGGCAAGGTTGACGACGGCCTGAAGGTCGCTGATGCGCAGTTGAAGGGCAACGCTGACGATCGCGACGTGTTATTCACGATCTCTGACATCCAGATTCGTGCAAAGCGTTGGAAGGACGCAGCGATGACGCTGGACAAAGCCGAAGCATTGGCTTCAAAGCCCGAACAAAAAGTATTTGTCTACTATTCGCGGGCCTCTCTGGACGAAAGCCAGAAGATGTTCGACGCAGCCGAGGTGGAGCTGCGTAAAGGGTTGGCGATCGAGCCCGACAACGCAGCTCTGGAGAACTATCTCGGATACCTGTTCGCTGAACGTGGCGTTCACCTGGACGAGGCCGTCACCATGTTGAAAAAGGCCGTAGCCTTCGATCCGCAAAACGGAGCGTATCTCGATTCGTTGTCCTGGGCATATTTCAAGCAGGGTCAGTACGCCCTCGCAGAAGACTACTCTCGCAGGGCTAAGCTCCGTCTAGGAAACGATCCTGCTGTACTCGACCATCTAGGTGAGATCGATGCCAAGAACGGTAAGCTGCAGCAGGCGATCGATGAATGGCAGAAGTCGCTGCAGTCCTACTCCACGTCGTTGGCTCCTGAGGCCGATCCAGCTGACGTTGCCAAGGTGCAGCGGAAGCTTGAGACAGCACGCGTGCGACTGGCCCATGCTAATCCGGGCCCTTCCTCAACAGCGAAACCCTGA
- a CDS encoding glycosyltransferase family 39 protein: MPSRQKTILWSAAALLAGLSLRIIFVLHHPRWVGDTMVYADLAQNMLSHHVFGFSEGGLQPTLIRLPGYPAFLAVCFVLFGHANYLAVVCIQVALDLLGCLLLASIAARIWSTRAGLITLWLAALCPFTANYTAAVLTETLSIFCVTLALFALERWQSQFTLPLGAPSSPAASSQAKVGSQDAFPASDQLGLGWSLLVGFACSFAVLIRPDEGLLAAAIIPAMLCLAFRSPARSIRSRLLPAAAASLVVLLPLLLWGIRNYRVFHVIQPLAPRYANDPGETVPFGFMRWYRTWGIDFQSTFDTYWAYDGAPIDIHNLPPRAFDSPTQRAATANLLTQYNVNQSETPAFDAAFAQLAAVRVAAHPFRYYVVLPIARLADMWLRPRTELLRIPIPWWQFTNPAASLFSIFFALLDAAYLALAVLGLIRSSRKLWSTRPELLIATLALVALRCALLLTLDNSEPRYTLECFPMVILFASAAFKTSSPKGVISTEGRRP; encoded by the coding sequence ATGCCGTCGCGTCAGAAGACAATCCTCTGGTCCGCAGCCGCTCTCCTCGCGGGCCTTTCTCTGCGCATCATCTTCGTTCTCCATCACCCGCGCTGGGTCGGCGACACGATGGTCTACGCCGACCTCGCCCAGAACATGCTCTCCCATCACGTCTTCGGCTTCTCCGAAGGCGGCCTTCAGCCCACCCTCATCCGCCTGCCTGGTTATCCTGCCTTTCTCGCCGTCTGCTTCGTGCTCTTCGGCCACGCCAACTACCTCGCCGTCGTCTGCATCCAAGTCGCACTCGACCTCCTCGGCTGCCTCCTGCTCGCCTCTATCGCCGCCCGCATCTGGAGCACCCGCGCCGGCCTCATCACTCTCTGGCTCGCCGCCCTCTGCCCCTTCACCGCCAACTACACCGCCGCGGTCCTCACCGAAACCCTCAGCATCTTCTGCGTCACACTCGCTCTCTTCGCCCTCGAAAGGTGGCAATCCCAATTCACCCTCCCACTGGGTGCCCCATCTTCGCCTGCGGCTTCATCGCAGGCTAAGGTGGGTTCGCAGGATGCCTTCCCAGCCAGCGACCAACTCGGCCTCGGCTGGTCACTCCTCGTCGGCTTTGCCTGCTCCTTCGCCGTTCTCATCCGCCCCGACGAAGGCCTCCTCGCCGCCGCCATCATCCCTGCAATGCTCTGCCTCGCCTTTCGGTCTCCTGCGCGCTCCATCCGCTCGCGCCTTCTCCCTGCCGCTGCCGCATCCCTCGTCGTGCTGCTCCCGCTGCTCCTCTGGGGCATCCGCAACTACCGCGTCTTCCACGTCATCCAGCCGCTCGCCCCACGCTACGCAAACGACCCCGGCGAGACCGTCCCCTTCGGCTTCATGCGCTGGTACCGCACCTGGGGCATAGACTTCCAATCCACCTTCGACACCTACTGGGCCTACGACGGCGCTCCCATCGACATCCACAACCTCCCGCCCCGCGCCTTCGACTCGCCCACCCAGCGCGCCGCCACCGCCAATCTCCTCACTCAGTACAACGTCAACCAGTCTGAAACCCCGGCCTTCGACGCCGCCTTCGCCCAACTCGCCGCCGTCCGCGTCGCCGCGCATCCCTTCCGCTACTACGTCGTCCTTCCCATCGCTCGCCTCGCCGACATGTGGCTCCGTCCGCGCACCGAGCTCCTGCGCATCCCCATTCCATGGTGGCAGTTCACCAACCCCGCCGCGTCGCTCTTCTCCATCTTCTTCGCGCTGCTTGACGCCGCCTACCTCGCGCTCGCTGTCTTGGGCCTCATCCGCTCCAGCCGCAAGCTCTGGAGCACCCGCCCCGAGCTCCTCATCGCAACACTGGCCTTAGTAGCCCTGCGCTGCGCCCTGCTGCTCACACTCGACAACTCCGAACCCCGCTACACCCTCGAATGTTTCCCGATGGTCATCCTGTTTGCTTCAGCGGCTTTCAAAACGTCCAGCCCCAAAGGTGTCATCTCGACCGAAGGCCGCAGGCCGTAG
- the purH gene encoding bifunctional phosphoribosylaminoimidazolecarboxamide formyltransferase/IMP cyclohydrolase: protein MSGLKPVRRALLSVTDKSGLVDFATALAAHGVDLVSTGGTAKALRDAGLSVSDISDLTGFPEMLDGRVKTLHPKVHGGLLHRREDPAHVAAVNEHGILPIDMVVVNLYAFEKTASKPGVEFHEIIENIDIGGPSMLRSAAKNFEDVAVVTSVADYPALIEELKANNGQLTHETRWRLARAAFATTAAYDSAIANTLEAMVLEPKQPMPTLRIVESLKAPLRYGENPHQSAALYTDGTALGIANAEQLQGKELSYNNLVDLDACWALTSEFDECAVAIIKHTNPCGVGQGATLVEAYLRALESDPLSAFGGVIGVNRTVDEPTAKEMAKLFVEAIVAPDFTPEALAVLATKKNLRVLRIQPAQPSKVIKQISGGFLVQDEDRASVTAETITIPTRRQPTPEELATLLFAWKVCKHVKSNAILYARRQKGFGQSVGVGAGQMSRVDAAKFGAMKAVLPLEGTVAASDAFFPFADGLEAIAKAGATAIIQPGGSVRDEEVIAAADKLGLAMVFTGIRHFRHG, encoded by the coding sequence ATGTCAGGACTCAAGCCCGTTCGCCGCGCCCTCCTCTCTGTGACCGACAAATCTGGTCTGGTCGACTTCGCCACCGCCCTCGCCGCCCACGGCGTCGACCTGGTCTCCACCGGAGGCACCGCGAAGGCCCTCCGCGACGCCGGCCTGTCGGTCTCCGACATCTCCGACCTCACCGGCTTCCCGGAGATGCTCGACGGCCGCGTCAAGACCCTGCACCCCAAGGTGCACGGCGGCCTGCTTCACCGCCGCGAAGACCCTGCCCACGTAGCTGCGGTCAACGAGCACGGCATCCTGCCCATCGACATGGTCGTGGTCAACCTCTATGCCTTCGAGAAGACCGCCTCAAAGCCCGGCGTCGAGTTTCACGAGATCATCGAGAACATCGACATCGGCGGCCCCTCCATGCTCCGCTCCGCCGCCAAAAACTTCGAGGACGTCGCCGTCGTCACCAGCGTCGCCGACTACCCGGCACTGATCGAAGAGCTCAAGGCCAACAACGGCCAGCTAACGCACGAGACCCGCTGGCGCCTCGCCCGCGCCGCCTTCGCCACCACGGCCGCCTACGACTCGGCCATCGCGAACACCCTCGAAGCGATGGTGCTGGAGCCAAAGCAGCCGATGCCGACCCTGCGCATCGTCGAGAGCCTCAAGGCCCCGCTGCGCTACGGCGAGAACCCGCACCAATCCGCAGCCCTCTACACCGACGGCACCGCACTCGGCATCGCCAACGCCGAACAGCTGCAGGGCAAGGAACTCAGCTACAACAACCTCGTCGACCTCGACGCCTGCTGGGCACTTACCAGCGAGTTCGACGAGTGCGCCGTAGCCATCATCAAGCACACCAACCCCTGCGGCGTAGGCCAGGGCGCAACCCTGGTGGAGGCCTACCTCCGCGCACTTGAAAGCGATCCCCTCTCCGCCTTCGGCGGCGTCATCGGCGTCAACCGCACGGTGGACGAGCCCACCGCGAAGGAGATGGCCAAACTCTTCGTCGAGGCCATCGTCGCCCCGGACTTTACGCCCGAGGCGCTCGCCGTCCTCGCCACCAAGAAGAACCTCCGCGTCCTGCGCATCCAGCCCGCGCAGCCCTCGAAGGTCATCAAGCAGATCTCGGGAGGCTTCCTCGTCCAGGACGAAGACCGTGCCTCCGTAACGGCCGAAACCATCACCATCCCGACCAGGCGCCAGCCGACACCCGAAGAGCTGGCCACCCTGCTCTTCGCCTGGAAGGTCTGTAAGCACGTCAAGTCGAACGCAATCCTCTATGCCCGTCGCCAGAAGGGCTTCGGCCAGTCCGTTGGCGTTGGCGCCGGCCAGATGAGCCGTGTGGACGCCGCTAAGTTCGGTGCCATGAAGGCGGTACTACCGCTCGAGGGCACAGTCGCCGCGTCAGACGCCTTCTTCCCCTTCGCGGATGGCCTGGAGGCCATCGCCAAAGCCGGTGCCACCGCCATCATCCAACCGGGTGGCTCCGTCCGCGACGAAGAAGTCATCGCGGCAGCCGATAAACTCGGCTTAGCAATGGTCTTTACCGGAATCCGCCACTTCCGTCACGGTTAG
- a CDS encoding outer membrane lipoprotein-sorting protein yields MMKLGRGACVTAAAVMMAMPISAQGLQATLAKMDAASKTFRSAQADFQWDNYERVVHDTTTDKGQIFFEREGTKTDVGAVLNGPDGKPKQVIAFSGDVLESYTPGVGQMQVFHAGANSSEYQGFLTLGMGGSGSDLQQKWTVADGGPETLTIAGTKIATEKLNLVPKDPGMAKSFKNVVMWVDTSRGIGVKQIFYTASGDYRTTTYSNIRLNSRIDKGKYGIAGDNKVKTAKGTQVFQH; encoded by the coding sequence ATGATGAAGCTGGGCAGAGGTGCGTGTGTAACAGCAGCGGCTGTGATGATGGCGATGCCGATCTCCGCGCAGGGACTGCAGGCGACGCTGGCGAAGATGGACGCGGCCAGCAAGACGTTCAGGAGCGCGCAGGCGGACTTTCAGTGGGACAACTATGAACGCGTGGTGCATGACACGACGACGGACAAAGGGCAGATCTTTTTTGAGCGTGAAGGCACGAAGACTGACGTAGGTGCGGTGCTGAATGGGCCGGACGGTAAGCCGAAGCAGGTGATCGCGTTTTCAGGGGATGTGCTGGAGTCGTACACGCCTGGCGTGGGGCAGATGCAAGTGTTTCATGCGGGGGCGAACAGTTCGGAGTACCAGGGATTTTTGACGCTGGGCATGGGCGGCAGCGGGAGCGATCTACAGCAGAAGTGGACGGTGGCGGATGGCGGGCCGGAGACGCTGACGATTGCAGGCACGAAGATCGCGACCGAGAAGCTGAACCTGGTTCCGAAGGACCCGGGGATGGCGAAGAGCTTCAAGAACGTGGTGATGTGGGTGGATACGTCACGCGGGATTGGCGTGAAGCAGATTTTCTACACGGCCAGCGGAGACTATCGCACGACAACGTATAGCAATATTCGGCTGAACTCGCGCATCGACAAGGGCAAATATGGGATTGCCGGGGACAACAAGGTGAAGACGGCGAAGGGGACGCAGGTGTTCCAGCACTAA
- the serS gene encoding serine--tRNA ligase has protein sequence MLDLGFVRANLPLVEEKLRLRGVDPGLLAGFATLDAERRAAITEVETLKAQRNALSAEFGRLKREGGDVAAVSAQVGALKEKTEALEATAATADEKLRTLMESVPNLPHESVPAGKSEHDNRCEKTWGEPAKFDFEAKDHVALGEALGIVDFERGAKISGSRFVVHFGAGARLERALANFMLDLHTREHGYAEVLPPFMVNSKSLFGTGQLPKFAEDLFHCDDKGPYVPGELQENDHWMIPTAEVPVTNIFRDETIDLSNGTISFVAYTPCFRSEAGSYGKDVRGMIRQHQFQKVELVKFTTPEESYAEHENLTRNAETVLEMLGLPYRRMLLCTGDMGFSSAKTYDLEVWLPGQQTYREISSCSNFEAFQARRANIRYKAAGAKKAEFVHTLNGSGLAVGRTYLAILENYQQADGSVKVPEALVPYMGGERVITKQAFGRVPQAASRDLASKEGAQ, from the coding sequence ATGTTGGATCTGGGATTTGTACGGGCTAATCTCCCGCTGGTCGAAGAGAAGTTGAGGCTCCGGGGTGTCGATCCGGGGCTGCTGGCGGGGTTTGCGACGCTGGATGCGGAGCGCCGAGCTGCCATTACAGAGGTAGAGACGCTGAAGGCACAGCGGAATGCTCTATCGGCGGAGTTTGGGCGGCTGAAGCGCGAGGGCGGCGATGTCGCCGCGGTGAGCGCGCAGGTGGGAGCGCTGAAGGAGAAGACCGAGGCGCTGGAGGCAACAGCGGCGACAGCGGATGAGAAGCTGCGGACGCTGATGGAGAGTGTGCCGAACCTGCCACATGAGTCTGTACCGGCGGGCAAGAGTGAGCATGACAATCGGTGCGAGAAGACCTGGGGCGAGCCGGCGAAGTTCGACTTTGAGGCGAAGGACCATGTGGCGCTGGGTGAGGCGCTGGGGATTGTGGACTTTGAGCGTGGGGCCAAGATCTCTGGGTCCCGGTTTGTGGTGCACTTTGGGGCGGGGGCTCGGCTGGAGCGGGCGCTGGCGAACTTTATGCTCGACCTGCATACTCGGGAGCATGGGTATGCCGAGGTGCTGCCGCCCTTCATGGTGAACTCGAAGAGTTTGTTTGGGACGGGGCAGCTGCCTAAGTTTGCGGAAGACCTGTTCCACTGCGACGACAAAGGTCCGTATGTGCCGGGCGAGTTGCAGGAGAACGATCACTGGATGATTCCGACGGCCGAGGTGCCGGTGACGAACATCTTTCGTGACGAGACGATTGACCTGTCGAATGGGACGATCAGCTTTGTGGCGTATACGCCTTGCTTCCGCAGCGAGGCTGGAAGCTATGGCAAGGACGTACGCGGGATGATCCGGCAGCACCAGTTCCAGAAGGTGGAGCTGGTGAAGTTCACGACACCGGAGGAGAGCTACGCCGAGCATGAGAACCTGACGCGGAACGCGGAGACGGTACTTGAGATGCTGGGACTTCCCTACCGGCGAATGCTGCTGTGCACGGGAGATATGGGTTTCAGCTCGGCAAAGACGTATGACCTGGAGGTTTGGCTGCCGGGGCAACAGACGTATCGCGAGATCAGCTCGTGCTCAAACTTTGAGGCGTTCCAGGCGCGGCGGGCGAACATCCGGTACAAGGCCGCTGGTGCGAAGAAGGCGGAGTTTGTGCATACGTTGAACGGCAGCGGGCTGGCCGTGGGACGGACCTACCTGGCGATCCTGGAGAACTATCAGCAGGCGGATGGCAGCGTGAAGGTGCCCGAGGCGCTGGTGCCGTATATGGGCGGCGAGAGGGTGATTACGAAGCAAGCATTTGGGCGCGTGCCGCAGGCGGCGAGCCGCGATCTTGCGTCTAAGGAGGGAGCGCAATGA